Below is a window of Streptomyces genisteinicus DNA.
CCAGGAGGACGGCGAGAAGCTGCTCGCCGAGTCGCTGCACGGCCGGCTGCGCCACGTCGTCGTCGACATCACCGACGAGGCGTCGGTGCTGGCCTGCGCCGAGCTCGCCGAGCGGGAGCACGGCGGGCTGCGCGGACTGGTGAACAACGCCGGCATCTGCGTCCCTGGTCCCCTGGAGTGCCTGGACAGCGACCAGTTCCGCCACCAGCTCGACGTCAACGTGGTCGGACACCTCGGCGTGATCCGCGCGCACCTGCCGCTGCTGCGCCGTGCGAGGGGGCGGATCGTCAACGTCACCTCCGGGCTCGGCAAGGCGGCCGTGCCGTTCCTCGGGGCCTACTCCACGGCGCAGTTCGCCAAGGAGGCGCTGAGCGACGCGCTCCGCCGCGAACTGGCGCCCCAGGGCGTACCCGTGTCGATCGTGGCGCCGGGCGCCATCCTCACCCCGATCTGGAGCAAGGTGTCCGAGGCGGGCGAGCGCGCGCTGGACGGCGTGCCCGCCGCGGTGGCCGAGCCCTACCGGACCGCCTTCCGGGCGT
It encodes the following:
- a CDS encoding SDR family oxidoreductase → MSGWTVRGGRLPAQGAVVVTGASSGLGRECALELESRGFQVLAGVRRQEDGEKLLAESLHGRLRHVVVDITDEASVLACAELAEREHGGLRGLVNNAGICVPGPLECLDSDQFRHQLDVNVVGHLGVIRAHLPLLRRARGRIVNVTSGLGKAAVPFLGAYSTAQFAKEALSDALRRELAPQGVPVSIVAPGAILTPIWSKVSEAGERALDGVPAAVAEPYRTAFRAFMEGNAQGAAASRTTPEDFARAVARALTDGRPRTRYWVGADARRMGRLARLLPDTLLDRQFAGITASVRGPAERHPR